From Coleofasciculaceae cyanobacterium, the proteins below share one genomic window:
- a CDS encoding septal ring lytic transglycosylase RlpA family protein: MLISPTAAKSELQAPKTRGKLASIVTAKNKQVKFKLPVTNNFPQKIESTLAASSSNPLLQNRQSIPVKSSTLIANAVNGMASWYGPGFDGRLTANGEVYNQEALTAAHPSLEFGTQVQVTNLNNGRSVVVTINDRGPYAEGRVIDLSAAAARTLNMISSGVAPVELTILSQ, from the coding sequence ATGCTAATTTCCCCAACAGCAGCAAAATCCGAACTTCAGGCTCCCAAAACTCGAGGTAAATTAGCCTCAATTGTGACTGCCAAAAATAAACAGGTTAAATTTAAGCTTCCTGTAACCAATAATTTTCCGCAAAAAATCGAGTCCACGTTAGCAGCTTCCTCATCCAACCCTTTATTACAAAATCGCCAAAGCATACCCGTAAAAAGTTCGACTCTAATTGCCAATGCGGTCAACGGTATGGCATCGTGGTATGGACCAGGATTTGATGGTCGTTTAACTGCTAATGGCGAAGTATATAACCAAGAAGCTTTGACGGCAGCACATCCTAGTCTAGAATTTGGGACACAAGTACAGGTAACTAACCTGAACAATGGTCGTTCAGTTGTCGTGACAATCAACGATCGTGGTCCTTATGCTGAAGGTAGGGTAATCGATCTTTCAGCAGCAGCAGCGCGTACTTTAAATATGATCAGTTCAGGAGTAGCACCAGTAGAATTGACAATTTTAAGTCAATAG
- a CDS encoding M56 family metallopeptidase codes for MHLLTIVTVIVLAWTIRHLPLSFNQKWSDRWYRTLFLFLFPSLLLLTTAIAILYMGCHGEMLGVKAGSIGCIISASLILFSGCCLLKLATQGNRSIRQLAIYQQQTVSGTTAKILDTQLPYSAQIGFWQSKLVVSQGLLTALDEEHLAAVIAHEQAHLHYRDTFWFFWLGWIRSFSFWLPNTKILWQELLLLRELRADRKAAESVDFLLLAESLLTVAKAPLESSPVCRANLNHSEIGDRLNERIDFLLAETEFISVNRWHSWSWIWLLFLPLLTIPLHS; via the coding sequence ATGCACTTACTGACAATTGTTACCGTTATCGTTCTTGCCTGGACTATACGCCATCTGCCATTGTCTTTCAACCAAAAATGGTCGGATCGTTGGTACAGAACTCTATTTTTGTTTTTATTTCCCTCATTGTTACTGTTAACTACGGCGATCGCCATACTTTATATGGGTTGTCATGGGGAAATGCTAGGAGTTAAAGCTGGCTCTATTGGCTGCATTATTTCAGCTAGTCTGATCTTGTTTTCTGGTTGTTGCTTACTAAAATTAGCCACTCAAGGCAATCGCTCTATTCGCCAGCTTGCAATCTATCAGCAGCAAACAGTTAGTGGAACAACTGCTAAAATTTTGGATACGCAGTTACCCTATAGCGCGCAAATCGGTTTTTGGCAGTCCAAATTGGTGGTCAGCCAGGGTTTATTAACTGCTTTAGACGAAGAACATCTAGCAGCAGTAATCGCTCACGAACAAGCTCATCTGCACTACCGCGATACCTTTTGGTTTTTCTGGTTGGGCTGGATACGCTCTTTTAGCTTTTGGCTGCCTAATACAAAAATATTATGGCAAGAACTTTTATTATTAAGAGAGTTAAGAGCAGATCGTAAAGCTGCCGAATCAGTTGATTTCTTATTGCTAGCCGAATCTCTCTTAACCGTAGCTAAAGCCCCTTTAGAGTCTTCTCCTGTTTGCCGTGCCAATCTTAATCACTCGGAAATTGGCGATCGCCTGAATGAAAGAATTGATTTTTTGTTAGCAGAAACTGAATTTATCTCGGTTAATCGCTGGCACAGCTGGAGTTGGATCTGGCTACTATTTTTGCCTCTGCTGACTATTCCTCTGCATTCCTAA
- a CDS encoding aminoglycoside 6-adenylyltransferase, giving the protein MRFASEELNIARQQLFNKVVEYFVERTGVEALYIQGSVAEDSADEFSDIDFRVVIKPKFYQQYISERFSAPKQWGKWIYNEWADRSWVCVSHFKPFNKIDMLYFKPEELKPSPWFALPTQVIYDPKKLVQQVIDDSRNLEQALLSIEEIDRLISKGLAYAEEICRRVIRGELFYAQSQLDSFRWVLIQLDDYLHQSILSSGFGSPSHFEQRGSQMLVEKMQLSYTTLEKQSILQALKILLKAYQTQVAELHEVLPLKRDRQKDLDCIDDITGFSYRFQIIKNILKVQFNLIKALID; this is encoded by the coding sequence ATGAGATTTGCTTCAGAAGAATTAAACATAGCGCGTCAACAATTATTTAACAAAGTTGTCGAGTATTTTGTAGAGCGAACAGGAGTGGAAGCTTTATACATCCAAGGTTCTGTTGCAGAAGATTCAGCAGACGAATTTTCAGATATTGATTTTCGGGTTGTAATTAAACCAAAATTTTATCAACAATATATTTCGGAGCGTTTTTCTGCCCCCAAACAATGGGGAAAATGGATCTACAATGAATGGGCTGACAGATCTTGGGTCTGTGTTTCCCATTTCAAGCCGTTTAATAAAATAGATATGCTTTATTTCAAACCAGAAGAATTAAAGCCTTCACCCTGGTTTGCACTGCCCACTCAAGTTATTTACGATCCAAAAAAGCTGGTACAACAGGTTATTGATGATTCTCGAAATTTAGAGCAAGCCTTGTTGAGTATAGAAGAAATAGATCGTTTAATCAGCAAAGGTCTAGCTTATGCAGAAGAGATATGCCGAAGAGTTATACGCGGGGAACTTTTTTATGCTCAATCTCAATTAGATAGTTTTCGGTGGGTGTTGATTCAACTGGATGATTACTTGCATCAAAGTATTTTATCATCTGGTTTTGGCTCACCATCTCATTTTGAACAACGTGGAAGTCAAATGTTGGTTGAAAAGATGCAGCTTTCATACACTACTTTAGAAAAGCAGTCTATACTTCAAGCTTTGAAAATATTATTGAAGGCGTATCAGACTCAAGTTGCTGAACTTCACGAAGTGTTGCCCTTAAAACGCGATCGCCAAAAAGATTTAGACTGTATCGATGATATTACTGGATTCAGTTATAGATTTCAGATTATTAAGAATATTTTAAAGGTACAGTTCAATTTAATCAAAGCATTAATTGACTAA
- a CDS encoding type II toxin-antitoxin system prevent-host-death family antitoxin — MFSYEITTPTDARNGFFKLLEEVAENNQVFIVNRRDGENVALISESDLTSLVETVYLLRSPANGSRLLNAIAESRSGKIQPQTLAELKQELGIDGEKEQEE; from the coding sequence ATGTTCTCATATGAAATTACTACTCCTACCGATGCCAGAAATGGTTTTTTCAAACTACTAGAAGAAGTAGCTGAAAATAATCAAGTATTTATCGTCAACCGTCGTGATGGAGAAAATGTTGCTTTAATCTCCGAATCAGATTTAACCAGTTTGGTAGAAACCGTGTACCTCCTTCGTTCTCCTGCAAATGGTAGTCGTTTATTAAATGCGATCGCTGAATCTAGATCGGGCAAAATCCAGCCTCAGACTTTAGCAGAATTAAAGCAGGAGTTAGGAATTGATGGCGAAAAAGAGCAAGAGGAATAA
- a CDS encoding peroxiredoxin — protein MIIGFNELPPNLPIPLDDGATSHLLGKNLPNVVLDSTSGKPVNISSIQSNVVFYCYPMTGQPGVKLPTGWDSIPGARGCTPQSCSFRDHHQELQELNTQVYGVSTQKASAQIEAVERLHLPFELLSDADFKLTTALHLPTFEVEKRLIKRLTLIAQKGKIVKVFYPVFPPDRNAQDVVEWLKQQKA, from the coding sequence ATGATTATAGGCTTTAATGAATTACCACCAAACTTACCTATACCTTTGGACGATGGAGCAACTTCTCATTTATTAGGAAAAAACCTGCCTAATGTTGTTCTTGATTCTACTTCTGGTAAACCTGTAAACATTTCCAGCATTCAAAGCAATGTAGTATTTTATTGTTATCCCATGACGGGACAACCAGGTGTCAAATTACCTACTGGTTGGGACTCAATTCCTGGTGCAAGAGGATGTACTCCACAATCATGTAGTTTTCGAGATCATCATCAGGAGCTTCAAGAACTTAATACTCAGGTTTATGGTGTAAGTACACAAAAAGCTTCGGCTCAAATCGAAGCAGTAGAAAGACTTCATCTGCCATTTGAACTTTTGAGCGATGCAGATTTTAAATTAACGACAGCATTACATCTGCCAACTTTTGAAGTGGAAAAGCGATTGATTAAACGCTTAACTTTGATCGCTCAAAAAGGAAAAATAGTAAAGGTATTTTACCCAGTCTTCCCTCCCGATCGAAATGCTCAGGATGTTGTGGAGTGGTTAAAGCAACAAAAAGCTTAA
- a CDS encoding thioredoxin domain-containing protein, with protein sequence MANHLQSTQSLYLQKHVNNPINWWYWCESALDQAKRENKPIFLSIGYSSCHWCTVMEGEAFSNQAIADYLNANFLPIKVDREERPDIDSIYMQALQMMTGQGGWPLNIFLNPEDLVPFYGGTYFPIEPKYGRPGFLEILQAIRRFYDYEPEKLMAFKAEILGNLQQSALLPNDKTNNLTQDLLDRGINANTAAIQPNDFGRPSFPMIPYSTVALQGSRTDRKYDYDTKQLSQQRGLDLVNGGIYDHVGGGFHRYTVDNSWTVPHFEKMLYDNGQIVEYLANLWSSGLQQPAIKRAIALTVKWLQREMTHPQGYFYAAQDADNFTTPEEAEPEEGDFYVWSYQELESLLSATELAELQREFTVTTQGNFEGKNVLQRLSSGVLSDNVNHALAKLFAARYGQPATEINIFPPAKNNQEAKTKNWLGRIPPVTDTKAIAAWNSLMISGLARAYAVFKEKSYLDLAVNAVQFMLKNQWLDGRFQRLNYDGVATVSAQSEDYALLIKALLDLQAACPHDRQWLEQATRIQSEFDELLWSIELGGYYNNSTDAGQELLVRERSYMDNATPSANGVAIANLVRLSLLTDNLEYRDRAQQGLQAFSVVMEKSSTACPSLFTALDWFLHGTSVKTSVSQIESLSSNYLPTTVFRVETDLPEGALALVCQGLSCLEPATSMEQVLQQIRQVNNN encoded by the coding sequence ATGGCTAATCATCTGCAATCAACCCAAAGTCTTTATCTACAGAAGCACGTTAATAATCCAATTAACTGGTGGTATTGGTGTGAATCAGCCTTAGATCAAGCTAAGCGAGAAAATAAACCAATTTTCCTCTCGATTGGTTACTCTAGCTGCCACTGGTGTACCGTAATGGAAGGTGAAGCATTTTCCAATCAGGCGATCGCCGATTATCTCAACGCTAACTTTCTCCCAATCAAAGTAGATCGTGAAGAAAGGCCTGACATCGACAGCATTTATATGCAGGCTCTTCAGATGATGACTGGACAAGGAGGTTGGCCGTTAAATATCTTTTTAAACCCTGAAGATTTAGTTCCTTTTTACGGCGGTACTTATTTCCCCATTGAACCAAAATATGGTCGTCCTGGGTTTTTGGAAATTCTCCAGGCAATACGCCGTTTTTACGATTATGAACCAGAAAAGTTAATGGCTTTTAAAGCCGAAATATTGGGTAATCTCCAACAGTCAGCTTTATTACCTAACGACAAGACAAATAATTTGACCCAAGATCTACTGGATCGGGGAATCAATGCTAATACCGCAGCCATACAGCCTAATGATTTTGGTCGTCCTAGCTTTCCGATGATTCCCTACTCTACTGTCGCTTTACAGGGTAGTCGAACAGACCGAAAATACGATTATGACACTAAACAATTATCGCAACAGCGCGGACTAGATTTAGTCAATGGCGGCATCTATGACCATGTAGGAGGAGGATTCCATCGCTATACCGTAGATAATAGCTGGACAGTCCCTCATTTTGAAAAAATGCTCTACGATAATGGGCAAATTGTCGAGTATTTGGCTAATCTATGGAGTAGCGGGTTACAGCAACCTGCAATTAAAAGAGCGATCGCGCTTACGGTGAAGTGGTTACAGCGAGAAATGACTCATCCGCAGGGTTATTTTTATGCTGCTCAAGACGCGGATAACTTTACCACTCCAGAAGAAGCTGAACCAGAAGAAGGAGATTTTTATGTCTGGAGTTACCAGGAATTAGAATCTTTATTGAGCGCAACAGAATTAGCCGAATTACAGCGCGAATTCACCGTTACGACTCAGGGAAACTTTGAAGGCAAGAATGTCTTGCAACGTTTGTCGAGTGGAGTATTATCAGATAACGTCAATCATGCTTTGGCAAAACTGTTTGCCGCGCGTTATGGACAACCTGCAACAGAAATAAACATTTTTCCTCCTGCAAAAAATAACCAGGAAGCTAAGACAAAAAACTGGCTGGGACGTATTCCGCCTGTTACGGATACTAAAGCGATCGCAGCTTGGAATAGTTTGATGATTTCAGGATTAGCTAGAGCTTATGCTGTATTCAAGGAAAAGTCTTATCTGGATTTAGCGGTTAACGCAGTTCAGTTCATGCTCAAAAATCAATGGCTAGACGGCAGATTTCAGCGGCTTAATTATGATGGTGTGGCAACAGTTTCTGCTCAGTCAGAAGACTATGCTTTATTAATCAAAGCCTTGTTAGATCTTCAGGCTGCTTGTCCTCACGATCGACAGTGGTTAGAACAGGCTACTAGAATCCAAAGTGAATTTGACGAACTACTCTGGAGTATTGAACTAGGAGGCTATTACAATAATTCTACCGATGCAGGACAAGAATTATTAGTCAGAGAACGTAGCTATATGGATAATGCTACCCCATCTGCTAATGGAGTGGCGATCGCTAATTTAGTCCGTCTGTCTTTATTAACTGATAATTTAGAATATCGCGATCGGGCGCAACAAGGGCTTCAGGCGTTTAGCGTGGTGATGGAAAAGTCTTCTACCGCTTGTCCCAGTCTATTTACGGCATTAGATTGGTTTTTGCATGGTACAAGTGTCAAAACCAGTGTGTCACAAATAGAGTCATTAAGTTCTAATTATTTACCTACCACCGTCTTTAGAGTTGAAACAGATTTGCCTGAAGGTGCGCTTGCTTTGGTGTGTCAGGGTTTATCTTGTCTTGAACCTGCAACCAGTATGGAACAGGTATTGCAACAAATTAGACAAGTGAATAACAATTAG
- the ruvA gene encoding Holliday junction branch migration protein RuvA, translated as MISYLKGTKVEITKTTQNRLFLILDVNNIGYEMQISTRFAQKLDESADEPIQVFTHLQVQEDKQILYGFPTAAERDLFRQLTAVSGIGMQLGIALIDTLGISELVGAIVTSNIPALTKTPGVGKKTAERIALELKTKLAQWRKISGMEIEQPEAVFAPKPEIKEDLEMTLLALGYTNEEIEQVLTVLSQDNLLLKNPNVEEWIRSAIAWLSGE; from the coding sequence ATGATTAGTTACCTCAAGGGTACAAAAGTAGAAATTACTAAAACAACTCAAAATCGCCTATTTTTGATTTTGGATGTGAACAACATTGGTTATGAAATGCAGATCTCGACGCGCTTTGCCCAGAAACTAGATGAGTCAGCAGACGAGCCAATTCAAGTATTTACCCATCTACAGGTACAGGAAGATAAACAAATCCTTTATGGGTTTCCTACCGCGGCGGAAAGGGATTTATTTCGTCAGTTAACCGCCGTTAGCGGTATTGGTATGCAGTTAGGCATTGCCCTAATCGATACTTTAGGTATTTCCGAACTAGTTGGGGCAATTGTTACTAGTAATATACCCGCTTTAACCAAAACTCCTGGGGTAGGCAAAAAAACCGCCGAAAGAATCGCCTTAGAATTGAAAACCAAACTAGCCCAGTGGCGCAAAATATCGGGTATGGAAATTGAGCAACCAGAAGCCGTATTTGCCCCCAAACCCGAAATCAAAGAAGATTTAGAAATGACTTTGTTAGCTTTAGGCTATACCAACGAAGAGATAGAGCAGGTTTTAACTGTCCTAAGTCAAGATAATTTATTACTCAAAAACCCTAATGTGGAAGAATGGATTAGAAGCGCGATCGCCTGGCTGAGTGGAGAATAA
- the purM gene encoding phosphoribosylformylglycinamidine cyclo-ligase, protein MDYKDAGVDVEAGRSFVTQIRQDVESTNRPEVLGGLGGFGGCFQMPSGYLEPVLVSGTDGVGTKLKIAQEMKRHDTVGIDLVAMCVNDILTSGAEPLFFLDYLATGKLNSQQLAEVVKGIAQGCRLSGCALLGGETAEMPGFYQLGEYDLAGFCVGVVEKSKLLNGSKVQVGDVAIALASAGVHSNGFSLVRKIIETGGYSWSDTPEMLNGNSLGAQLITPTQIYVKPILDFLATGVEVHSMAHITGGGLPENLPRCLNQGQSIEIKHGSWTISPIFNWLAQAGQIQSETMFNTFNMGVGFVVVVPPDQVSFSLDWFKSQDITASQIGQVIVGDGTLSFL, encoded by the coding sequence ATGGATTACAAAGACGCTGGGGTTGATGTCGAAGCGGGACGCTCTTTTGTTACTCAAATACGCCAAGATGTTGAAAGTACAAACCGACCAGAAGTTTTAGGCGGGTTGGGGGGATTTGGTGGCTGTTTCCAGATGCCATCAGGCTACCTGGAACCTGTTCTAGTTTCTGGAACAGATGGAGTTGGCACTAAGCTAAAAATTGCTCAGGAAATGAAGCGTCATGATACGGTGGGTATCGACCTAGTGGCAATGTGTGTCAACGATATTTTAACTTCTGGTGCAGAACCACTTTTCTTTTTAGACTATCTAGCTACAGGAAAACTCAACTCTCAACAGCTAGCCGAAGTGGTTAAAGGAATTGCCCAAGGATGCCGTCTGAGTGGTTGCGCTCTTTTAGGAGGAGAAACGGCAGAAATGCCTGGATTTTATCAGCTAGGAGAATACGATCTGGCTGGATTTTGTGTGGGAGTGGTAGAAAAAAGTAAACTGTTAAACGGTTCTAAAGTGCAGGTAGGGGATGTAGCGATCGCCTTAGCTAGTGCAGGAGTTCACAGCAATGGCTTCAGCTTAGTGCGGAAGATTATTGAGACAGGCGGTTATTCTTGGTCAGATACTCCAGAAATGCTTAACGGTAATAGTTTAGGAGCACAATTGATTACCCCTACTCAAATCTACGTCAAGCCAATTTTAGACTTTCTGGCTACGGGCGTAGAAGTTCACAGCATGGCGCATATTACTGGTGGTGGTTTACCAGAGAACCTGCCCCGTTGTCTCAATCAAGGTCAATCAATAGAAATCAAACATGGTAGCTGGACAATCTCCCCTATTTTCAATTGGTTAGCCCAAGCTGGCCAAATACAGTCAGAAACAATGTTTAACACCTTTAATATGGGTGTGGGCTTTGTGGTGGTTGTGCCGCCCGACCAAGTAAGTTTTTCTCTGGATTGGTTTAAATCTCAGGACATTACCGCCTCCCAAATTGGTCAAGTGATTGTAGGAGATGGTACTTTATCTTTTCTTTAA
- a CDS encoding Txe/YoeB family addiction module toxin: protein MAKKSKRNKSESLQPIVNRVPGFSSQFKEDLGWWFKQEPRKAAKILDMVTAVMQDPFQGIGKPEPLKYIDSNIWSRRIDLEHRFIYQINKNQIDFLACRFHYE from the coding sequence ATGGCGAAAAAGAGCAAGAGGAATAAAAGCGAATCATTACAGCCGATAGTTAATCGCGTTCCTGGCTTTAGTTCACAGTTTAAGGAAGATTTAGGTTGGTGGTTCAAGCAAGAACCAAGAAAAGCTGCCAAGATTTTAGACATGGTGACAGCGGTAATGCAAGATCCTTTTCAAGGTATAGGCAAACCAGAACCACTAAAATACATAGACTCAAACATTTGGTCAAGGAGAATCGATTTGGAACACCGATTCATTTATCAGATTAATAAAAATCAAATAGACTTCCTTGCTTGCAGGTTTCATTACGAGTAA
- a CDS encoding DUF1540 domain-containing protein, giving the protein MTKNRDPLNSGVVSQCEANDCTYNQERQCNAGAVYVNFLAGKANCSTYTTDVDNQQQTASGRKEAGQVAQCSVMDCFYNEGEACVIDSITVSFLDGVAKCDRYVVSDSDRAI; this is encoded by the coding sequence ATGACTAAAAATAGAGATCCTCTTAATTCAGGCGTTGTATCGCAATGCGAAGCTAATGATTGCACCTACAATCAGGAACGACAATGTAATGCAGGAGCGGTCTACGTGAACTTTTTGGCGGGAAAAGCTAACTGTTCTACTTATACAACTGACGTTGACAACCAACAACAGACTGCTTCAGGGAGAAAAGAAGCAGGTCAGGTCGCTCAATGTAGCGTAATGGATTGTTTTTATAACGAAGGAGAGGCTTGTGTTATTGATTCAATAACAGTTTCTTTTTTAGATGGTGTGGCAAAATGCGATCGCTATGTTGTCTCAGACAGCGATCGAGCAATATGA
- the lptC gene encoding LPS export ABC transporter periplasmic protein LptC, with translation MRLNQLNILFLLLTVSMVACQPSTPNSGNSESQASGENRLDTQLKLNNAILEQSNELENTVWKIKADKIIYSEDKKTATLNNVVGNLLLDNTIIFQISAETGEIKDNGNIILLNKQIIASDPRNGSTINSSAVEWRPQENLLLIKEKLNGVHPNLEVTAESGKYYTDVESLEIQGNVVATTNQPSLQLKSDRLVWNIPKDEITSPGAVELVRYSENQTITDKLVSDRVQVNLAENKAILQKNIELITLDPPLQVATDFLSWNYQERIGNTDRPIQIIDRDRQISLTGNKGEINLQQQIAKLQDGVKGINQQKASEIYARQLTWKIDTEEVEAIGDVIYQQADPKARLTGEKAVGTLGDNNIVVTSDGKQQVTTVIDN, from the coding sequence TTGAGATTAAATCAGTTAAATATATTATTTTTATTACTTACAGTGAGTATGGTTGCTTGTCAGCCATCGACTCCTAATTCTGGCAACTCCGAGTCACAGGCTTCGGGAGAAAATAGGTTAGATACTCAGTTAAAGTTAAATAATGCCATTTTAGAGCAGTCTAATGAGTTAGAAAATACTGTTTGGAAAATCAAGGCAGATAAGATTATTTATAGCGAAGATAAAAAAACCGCGACTTTAAATAATGTAGTCGGCAATTTGTTACTAGACAATACGATCATTTTCCAAATTAGTGCCGAAACAGGAGAAATTAAAGATAACGGCAACATAATTCTGTTAAATAAGCAAATAATCGCTAGCGATCCTCGTAACGGCAGCACGATCAATAGTAGTGCTGTAGAATGGCGACCTCAAGAAAATCTGTTGCTAATTAAAGAGAAGCTCAACGGTGTTCATCCTAATTTAGAAGTTACCGCTGAGTCGGGAAAATATTATACTGATGTTGAAAGTTTAGAAATACAAGGGAATGTAGTCGCAACCACTAACCAGCCGTCTCTACAGCTAAAAAGCGATCGCTTGGTATGGAATATACCCAAAGATGAGATTACTAGTCCTGGTGCAGTTGAGCTAGTCCGCTACAGTGAAAATCAAACCATTACAGATAAATTAGTCAGCGATCGCGTTCAGGTAAATCTGGCTGAAAATAAGGCGATCTTGCAGAAAAATATTGAGTTAATTACTTTAGATCCTCCGCTACAGGTGGCGACGGACTTTCTTAGCTGGAATTATCAAGAGCGTATTGGCAATACAGATCGACCAATTCAAATTATAGATCGCGATCGCCAAATTAGCCTGACAGGTAATAAAGGCGAAATAAATTTACAGCAACAAATAGCTAAATTGCAAGATGGGGTCAAGGGAATCAATCAACAAAAAGCCTCTGAAATATATGCTCGTCAATTAACTTGGAAAATTGATACTGAAGAAGTGGAAGCTATAGGTGATGTAATTTATCAACAAGCCGATCCCAAAGCTCGTTTAACGGGAGAAAAAGCTGTAGGGACTTTAGGCGACAACAACATCGTAGTTACCAGCGACGGAAAGCAACAGGTTACTACTGTAATTGATAATTAA
- a CDS encoding bifunctional pantoate--beta-alanine ligase/(d)CMP kinase, with product MVLLLKTIAELRSQAIFHRHSHQDRLGLVPTMGALHQGHLSLIKRAIAENKLVVVSIFVNPLQFAPTEDLNSYPRQLEQDLKQCQELGVDLVFVPEAGEMNSSGDTQALTSTTAIVPPQNMTEVLCGKYRPDHFTGVATIVTKLFNIIQPNRAYFGQKDAQQLAIIRRLVADLNIPVEIVACPIVREKSGLAFSSRNQYLTAREKEQAAEIYRALQQVKLAFTQGESRARALINLVKQKLNLVEEVKIQYVELVDPVSLQPIEQIKQTGLLAIAVYVGSTRLIDNILLQKRQPIVAIDGPAGAGKSTVTRRLAHQLGLLYLDTGAMYRAVTWLAMESGIAFDDRDAIADLLQNLDLKLTAPNGAELPTVVQVNEQEVTNAIRTPEVTANVSAIAALATVREKLVEIQQQWGEHGGLIAEGRDIGTNVFPNAELKIFLTASVQERARRRWQDFQNQGDDLDLKQLEQDIQQRDEQDSNRAIAPLKKADDAIELITDNLTIDEVIDTIIDLYQQI from the coding sequence ATGGTGCTTTTGTTGAAAACCATCGCCGAATTACGCTCTCAAGCGATATTTCATCGCCATAGTCATCAGGATCGACTTGGTCTAGTTCCTACGATGGGAGCGTTACATCAGGGGCATTTGAGCTTGATTAAACGAGCGATCGCCGAAAATAAGTTAGTAGTGGTTAGTATTTTTGTTAATCCTCTACAGTTTGCTCCCACAGAAGATTTAAACAGTTATCCTCGTCAGCTAGAACAAGACCTGAAACAATGTCAAGAGTTAGGCGTTGATTTAGTTTTTGTTCCTGAAGCTGGAGAAATGAACAGTAGTGGAGATACTCAAGCTTTAACTAGCACTACGGCGATCGTTCCACCCCAAAACATGACTGAGGTACTGTGCGGTAAATATCGCCCCGATCACTTTACGGGAGTTGCCACTATTGTTACTAAGCTATTTAATATTATTCAGCCAAATCGAGCTTATTTTGGTCAAAAAGACGCTCAACAGCTAGCAATTATCCGCCGTTTAGTTGCTGACTTGAATATCCCCGTAGAGATTGTAGCCTGTCCAATTGTCAGAGAGAAATCAGGACTAGCATTCAGCTCTCGCAATCAATATTTGACAGCTAGGGAAAAAGAACAGGCTGCTGAGATCTATCGCGCTTTGCAACAGGTAAAATTGGCTTTTACTCAGGGAGAATCTAGAGCTAGAGCTTTAATTAACTTAGTTAAACAGAAATTAAACCTCGTAGAAGAGGTTAAAATTCAATACGTTGAGTTAGTCGATCCAGTCAGTCTGCAACCAATTGAACAAATTAAGCAGACTGGATTACTGGCGATCGCTGTTTATGTCGGTTCTACTCGTTTAATTGATAATATTTTGTTGCAAAAACGTCAGCCTATTGTTGCCATTGATGGCCCTGCGGGGGCAGGAAAATCCACTGTCACCCGTCGTCTAGCGCATCAGTTAGGCTTACTTTATTTAGATACGGGGGCAATGTATCGAGCTGTTACTTGGTTAGCGATGGAGTCAGGAATTGCGTTTGATGATCGCGATGCGATCGCCGACTTACTCCAAAATCTTGACTTAAAACTAACTGCCCCGAATGGTGCAGAATTGCCTACAGTAGTTCAGGTAAATGAGCAAGAAGTAACCAACGCCATTCGTACCCCAGAAGTTACGGCAAACGTCTCGGCGATCGCTGCTTTGGCTACAGTACGGGAAAAATTAGTTGAAATACAGCAGCAATGGGGCGAACACGGAGGTTTAATTGCCGAAGGTCGAGATATTGGCACCAATGTGTTTCCTAATGCAGAATTAAAGATTTTTTTGACTGCTTCGGTTCAAGAAAGAGCCAGAAGACGCTGGCAAGATTTCCAAAATCAAGGAGATGATCTTGACTTGAAACAACTAGAGCAGGACATTCAACAACGAGACGAACAAGATAGCAATAGAGCGATCGCACCTTTGAAAAAAGCCGATGATGCTATTGAATTAATCACTGATAATCTTACTATCGACGAAGTAATCGATACAATTATCGATTTGTACCAGCAAATTTAA